TAACTTCATATGACTATTCCTTTTTTTGGTTTCAGGTTGTTAAAGGCCTTGGTGAAACACTTGTAGGAGCATATCCTGGTCGGTCTCTGAGTTTCATCTGCAAGAAAAACAACCTTGATTCGCCTCTGGTACTAAAAACCTAACCACTGTTTTTTATAATGTGTGCAAACTGTGTCCCCTTAAAATGATTCAAGCTGATGAGGTTTAAAACATCATTCCAGTTGCTAGGTTACCCTAGCAAACCCATTGGACTGTTCATAAGACGCTCCATCATCTTCAGATCCGATTCTAACGGAGAAGATCTCGAAGGTTATGCAGGTGCAGGTCTCTACGACAGGTAACTAGCTAAACCTCTTGTCATTGTCTTGGTTTCATCATTGTAGAATTACTTGAGCAGCAATGAACCTTCTccttcctgttttttttttgggcagtGTACCAATGGACGAGGAAGACAAAGTCGTGCTCGATTACACAACTGATCCTCTCATCACTGACGAGAGCTTCCAGAAAAAGATTCTCTCAGACATTGCACGCGCAGGAGATGCCATCGAGAAGCTGTATGGAACTCCACAGGATATTGAAGGTGTGATCAGAGACGGGAAGCTCTATGTCGTCCAGACGCGACCACAAGTGTGATTAAATTCTCCGACCACTTGTCAATTGTATACGTTACGTTATTTGTTCAGTGAACTTCTTCACTCTATAAGCAAAGAGTGTAAAGCATAAAAGCATATAGATTAAAAATGTGTAGTACAAAAACATTATTTGGTATTACCATAAGATGTAAGCAAAAAACTGTAATTGGAGTTGAACGCTTCTTCGGCTTTTGCTTTCTCGTAGCTTCTTCAAGTAGAGTGCAACAGAAAATTGCTTGTCGTTTCAGTGGTCGAGCATGAGACTAGTTGAAGTTTGCCTTCATGGTAGAGCGTGACTATGCAGATTGGAGGTATTTGTGAAGATTTCATGTTTGATTTCATCTCAAGACTTTCACCTGACTCTTGTTGTCTTATTATTGAATAGTTGTAAtttgtaaagaataaaaaaaatatatatatatatattgtactcaaggaaaaatgaaaacaaaaatttaataagGCAAtttaagcaaaaacaaaaattaggcAAGACAACAATTGACGATGGTGTCTCTTGATTCTGGTCAGTCTTCCAAAATATTAAGTAATTTATGGTTAttattgaaattattattttcgttCAGGCGTGTTTGGTTAATTATTAGTCAGTAATCTGACTATCATATACTGTCCAAACCCGAACTTATGCCCATTTTTAGAGTTttctaaataaattatacagTCCAGTAATCTACATGCATGATGCATGCATGAAATTAGCAAGGATGGTAATTCACAgcaaatgatttattatttcctATTATGAGAGAGATACGTTTGACTTCGAGGATTACATTTGGAATTTTTGATTACCTGACAACTTAGTCACCAATTCTGGATTTTCAAGATTGTGACATTTTGTTTTGACCATACTCACTTATAACCCTAAAGAGATAAGCCTGATTCTCAGTTATACTATGCCCTTAGAATAACAAAAAAGGAAAGGGGAAAGGAAAAACTTGATATCTATCCACACATAAATCAATGTGTATCATAAAGTATTGGTTCACAACCAACTTCATTGAGTTTTGCCACTAGagtatttatgtattttatttagacACAGTTAAAGAATCGCATTATTCTACTTCGCAGTAAATTGGAGGTAGCTAGATAACCTAGTGGAATCAACAAAACTTCAATGCTCTTGACTGGTGGTAGTATCATTGAAGAAGAAAGTTCATAACAACTGGACGTCCTCCACGTTCGCatataacattattttgaaTCTCCTAATTTTATTGCGCGAACATGATTGTATCTTGccgaaaaaggaaagaaaagttggatattattattaaatactaCTTTTTTAATTGAACGAATTAAATACTACTTTTATTTTCCATGTTATTATTGCGAAATTGAGTTCTTTATAAAAGAACCCACAAGCCATGTGCATTAGTTCCTCAATAAATTCCACATTATACAGAACAAAACCTTCTCTAGCGCCAACAGAGTCCAAAGTTATACTTAACCTCCACATGAGGCTACCTTCTTTTCTATTAAAAGCTTGTTCACATTCTCTACATCAAACGCATAAAAACACCAAAATGTTATGACTGgtgattaatttattttcaaatccaaaaacttttactattcataaaaataaataaacatcatTCGGtgactaaataaataaacaacatTATAGGACCAGTTTTTAAGTCAGATAATCGATTTAATATAATTCTAAATTTAAACCATATTTTAACATGTTTTGGATGGACtaactatttatttatatgctAAGCTATAATACAAATGAAAACTTATAATCCCAAAACACCTAATTTACAGTATGCATGATTGTTTCGTAATGTTACTCATTACCGCTTAAACAGATGATACGTTATATAATTAACCGGATAAGGTTACACATCAAAGCAGAAGAAGCAGTTGGGAAATTATTAACCAACCTTCCAGCGCCGATCCAGCGAACTTCGCCGTTTGTCTTAACCAATCACAATTCaccaatataataattataacaattaaagctgataatttattttttattatatatttttctcaaaaaaatatagTGGTACAATATTGCAGAGGTCAAGACTCATACAGATGGCGCGCTTGACCTAAAAGAAttgtaaatttgaaaaagaaaaatcatattgttttttggtcaataaatcatattttattgtcttgtaatgaaaataaatagatgTTTGGTGAGAGGTGGGCAGATACAAGTGGATGACAAAGaattttccagaaaaaaaactTGTTCAATAAGAGACGACGCCACTTTCTCGGGAATATTCAAAGTTTTCTCATTTCATTTCTGGGTCCAAAGGATCATTCTTTCAATGTTCTTTTGAAGAAAGCTCACGAGGGTCTCTGTTTTTTATTCGTGTCTtgagagaagaagatgatgaagttgTGGATGGTGACTTCTCTAGAACTCGCTGAGCTCTTCGTGAGCGCTATGGTGCATTTGCTTTACGCGTTTTATATATTCAGCACCGCCGTCGCCGGAGATATATCTAAGAACGTTAATGATTACTTCTTCAAGTCAAATATGGATGTCAACGACTCCGATCAAAGTCAAAGCAATGTCCAAGGTCTGCCTCCTATTGTGTTGGTTCATGGGATCTTTGGTTTTGGCAAAGGGGTAATGCAAAAAACTTaaactttgtttcttttaatttatttatttattttcgagtgaatgttaaatttattctaTTTAAAACGTTTTTACAATGACGAATGCAGCtctaattcttttattttattttattagattctTGATTTTGAGGTTTGATCTTGTTGTGATCAGAGATTAGGAGGCTTATCATACTTTGCTGGTGCTGAGAAGAAAGATGAGAGGGTTCTTGTTCCTGATTTGGGATCCTTAACAAGCATCTATGATAGGTATGAGATcttaatttattgatttttatgCATATTTTGATCTAATATATGTTCGTTTGTGCTGATGATGACAATAACTTCCAGGGCAAGGGAGTTATTCTATTACCTAAAAGGAGGAAGAGTTGATTTTGGAGAAGAGCATAGTGAAGCTTGTGGACATTCACGGTTTGGTAGAGACTACATAAAAGGTTAGGGTTTGATCtgaaactttcattttttttgtattaatcCAAATGAAATGTATTATCTGACTTTggcatgtgtgtgtgtgtgtgtttaggGCAATACCCTGAATGGGATGAGGATCATCCTATTCATTTCGTGGGGCATTCAGCTGGTGCGCAAGTTGTACGTGTGTTGCAGCAAATGCTTGCAGATAAGGTTTGACGTTGAAGAATGTCTTCTTGGTTTCAAAAGTTCTGTTTAATGATTGATGCGAACACATGTGTCTGAAACTGTGATGGTTAGGCGTTTGAAGGGTTTGAAGAAACTAATGAGAATTGGGTTCTGAGTGTGACATCATTGTCCGGAGCATTCAATGGTACTACCAGGACTTACTTAGATGGCATGAGGTCAGTTTCTACCTTTTGAGATAATTGTTTGATCTTGGAATCAAATGTGTATTCTCATCTCAAAATCTTGTTGTTACTATTACAGGACAGAAGATGGAATAAGCATGAAACCAATATCTCTCTTGCAGCTATGTCGTATAGGCGTGATAATGTATGATTGGTTGGACATCTCATGGCTAAAGACTTACTACAGTTTCGGGTTCGATCACTTCAACATGTCTTGGAAGAAAACTGGAGTGAGAGGTCTAGTTGATTGCCTTGTGGGAAACACAGGTCCTTTTGCTACTGGTGATTGGATCTTACCTGATCTGACGATCCAAGGCTCCACAAGTCTCAACTCCAATCTCCAGACGTTCCCAAACACTTACTACTTCAGCTACGCGACTAAACGCACACGCAGAATCATGGGCATGACTATTCCTTCAGGTGTTCTTGGCATCCACCCTATGCTCTTCCTCCGCGTCTTTCAGATGAGCCAATGGAGGTTCCCGCAAGATGTTTCTCCTCCCTATAAAGGCTACAGGTAACAACACAACAAGACTCAAAAATTATTCAAACTTTAACATTCATTCTTGAAGTTCTTGTTCAATCCTCTGTTTTTCCTCTGTTTTGCTCTGTTTTCCTCTGTTTTCGCTTTGCTTAAACACTGCAAAGTAGATAAATTGTTCTAAGAGAAGATAAAATGTTTTGGTATGAAGGGATGAGGAGTGGCAAGAGAACGACGGGGCAATGAACACAATATCAATGACGCATCCGAGGCTACCGGTGGAGCATCCAAGCCGGTTCATAAGGAGCGACTCTGAGTGCCAAACGTTACAACCTGGAATATGGTGAGTGAGTCATATTATAAAATGTTACATAGAGTGGAAACTGAA
The sequence above is drawn from the Brassica napus cultivar Da-Ae chromosome A8, Da-Ae, whole genome shotgun sequence genome and encodes:
- the LOC106358618 gene encoding lipase; its protein translation is MMKLWMVTSLELAELFVSAMVHLLYAFYIFSTAVAGDISKNVNDYFFKSNMDVNDSDQSQSNVQGLPPIVLVHGIFGFGKGRLGGLSYFAGAEKKDERVLVPDLGSLTSIYDRARELFYYLKGGRVDFGEEHSEACGHSRFGRDYIKGQYPEWDEDHPIHFVGHSAGAQVVRVLQQMLADKAFEGFEETNENWVLSVTSLSGAFNGTTRTYLDGMRTEDGISMKPISLLQLCRIGVIMYDWLDISWLKTYYSFGFDHFNMSWKKTGVRGLVDCLVGNTGPFATGDWILPDLTIQGSTSLNSNLQTFPNTYYFSYATKRTRRIMGMTIPSGVLGIHPMLFLRVFQMSQWRFPQDVSPPYKGYRDEEWQENDGAMNTISMTHPRLPVEHPSRFIRSDSECQTLQPGIWYYKIVEADHITFIVNRERAGVQFDLIYDSIFQRCRKHVFRKIPQTLPNQSPRAPRSPR